A single genomic interval of Streptomyces sp. BA2 harbors:
- a CDS encoding GNAT family N-acetyltransferase: MGMSVTISEAVGQDAEKILKLQYLCYQSEAELYGDYSIEPLTQSLDSIKAELTAGSVLVARLGDEVVASVRGTVDPDGTARINKLIVHPRMQRHGLGGRLLDAIEGRLGAGGTAKCFQLFSGHRSEQNLQLYRKHGYVAVGAQQVNERLTVVTLAKEIGASAYATSL; this comes from the coding sequence ATGGGCATGAGCGTGACCATCTCGGAGGCGGTCGGACAGGACGCCGAGAAGATCCTCAAACTGCAGTACCTGTGCTACCAGAGCGAGGCCGAGCTGTACGGCGACTACTCCATCGAGCCGCTGACACAGTCCCTCGACTCCATCAAGGCCGAACTGACCGCCGGCAGCGTGCTGGTGGCCCGCCTCGGGGACGAGGTGGTCGCGTCGGTGCGCGGCACGGTCGATCCCGACGGCACGGCGCGGATCAACAAACTGATCGTCCACCCCAGGATGCAGCGCCACGGCCTGGGAGGCAGGCTCCTGGACGCGATAGAGGGGCGCCTCGGCGCGGGCGGCACCGCCAAGTGCTTCCAGCTCTTCAGCGGCCACCGCAGCGAACAGAACCTCCAGCTCTACCGCAAGCACGGTTACGTGGCGGTGGGCGCCCAGCAGGTGAACGAACGGCTCACGGTGGTCACCCTCGCCAAGGAGATCGGCGCGAGCGCCTATGCGACCAGCCTCTGA